A genomic segment from Flavobacterium inviolabile encodes:
- a CDS encoding phosphatidylserine decarboxylase family protein — protein MFHKEGAKIILITTILVTAAILLADRFISIFWLMKAVQIIALILLVLVLQFFRNPKRIATISDNHVIAPVDGKVVVIEEVYEPEYFKEKRLMVSIFMSPINVHVTRYALNGLIKYSKYHPGKYLVAWHPKASEENERTTVVIENRIFGEVLYRQIAGALARRIVNYAEEGMRVVQGTDAGFIKFGSRVDLYLPLGTEINVKLNDKAVGNKTIIATKQ, from the coding sequence ATGTTTCATAAGGAAGGCGCAAAAATTATTTTAATAACAACCATTTTGGTTACCGCTGCTATACTTTTAGCAGATCGTTTCATTAGTATTTTCTGGTTGATGAAAGCAGTACAGATCATTGCTTTAATCCTGTTGGTACTCGTACTTCAGTTCTTTAGAAATCCTAAAAGAATTGCCACTATCAGCGACAATCATGTTATTGCTCCGGTAGACGGAAAAGTAGTTGTTATTGAAGAAGTATACGAACCGGAATATTTTAAAGAAAAACGTTTAATGGTTTCTATTTTTATGTCACCTATTAACGTACACGTTACCCGATATGCACTAAACGGATTGATCAAATACAGCAAGTACCATCCGGGTAAATATCTTGTTGCATGGCATCCGAAAGCCAGTGAAGAAAACGAAAGAACGACTGTTGTTATCGAAAACAGAATCTTTGGTGAAGTATTGTACCGCCAGATTGCCGGTGCATTGGCCAGACGTATTGTAAACTATGCCGAAGAAGGCATGAGAGTTGTTCAGGGAACGGATGCCGGTTTTATTAAATTCGGTTCCAGAGTGGACTTATACTTACCATTAGGTACGGAAATTAATGTAAAACTAAATGATAAGGCCGTAGGCAACAAAACTATCATTGCAACCAAACAATAA
- a CDS encoding phosphatidate cytidylyltransferase, translating to MGESSIRALSGFIYILLLISATLYSEVSFSLLFGVFLLIAVVEFCKLIHLKNGLPIVLGLASYILFVAFRTNAFATDIAICLAALFVSVNLIIDLFSTRIHVKADKASKYVKLFGYIILPFILLMKLPFITSTFNPKIVIGVFVLIWTNDTFAYIVGKSFGKTKLFERISPKKTIEGFVGGLIFTMIGSYILSQFFTFFSPVTWIFTGLIVGFFGTIGDLVESKFKRVAGVKDSGKIMPGHGGILDRLDSVIFAIPFLYLFYQILNYVS from the coding sequence ATGGGAGAAAGCAGTATCAGGGCCCTTTCGGGTTTTATATATATATTATTATTAATATCGGCCACCCTTTATTCTGAAGTAAGCTTTTCTTTGCTCTTTGGAGTCTTCCTACTGATTGCTGTTGTAGAATTCTGCAAACTGATTCATTTAAAAAACGGATTACCCATAGTACTCGGACTGGCAAGCTACATCTTGTTTGTTGCTTTCCGGACCAATGCTTTTGCTACCGATATCGCCATCTGCCTGGCGGCTTTATTTGTATCTGTTAATCTGATCATCGACCTGTTCAGCACCCGTATTCATGTAAAAGCAGACAAAGCCTCAAAATACGTAAAACTATTCGGCTACATTATCCTGCCTTTTATACTGTTAATGAAACTCCCTTTTATAACCAGTACTTTCAATCCTAAGATTGTTATTGGTGTGTTTGTATTAATATGGACAAATGACACATTTGCCTATATCGTCGGGAAATCATTCGGAAAAACGAAACTCTTTGAGAGAATATCTCCTAAAAAAACAATTGAAGGCTTTGTTGGCGGACTGATCTTTACGATGATCGGAAGTTATATCCTAAGCCAGTTCTTCACTTTCTTCTCCCCTGTTACCTGGATATTTACCGGTTTGATTGTAGGCTTTTTCGGCACTATCGGCGATTTGGTAGAATCAAAATTCAAAAGAGTTGCCGGTGTAAAAGACAGCGGAAAAATAATGCCCGGACACGGAGGTATCTTAGATCGCTTAGATAGTGTTATATTTGCAATACCATTTCTATATTTATTTTATCAAATTTTAAATTATGTTTCATAA
- a CDS encoding lactate utilization protein B/C produces the protein MSLFKKLFGNANDTSKEEKEPELSQYHPEIEMPIDEQFTFNFKKNGGKFLYCENLPEVHDNFESILVENDWFESEVICLEPKLFSLLDENKLSYNSPKNPKFLFATCESLIADEGSILFSSNQLRQNKPNDLPSNIIILATTSQIIANKSDGLRDIKRKYDKEYPTNITTFKYFEKAKEEDFLQYGSCPKNLYLLLLEDL, from the coding sequence ATGAGTCTTTTTAAAAAACTTTTCGGCAATGCGAACGATACTTCAAAGGAGGAAAAAGAGCCCGAATTGAGCCAGTATCATCCGGAGATTGAGATGCCAATAGATGAGCAATTCACTTTCAATTTCAAAAAAAATGGAGGTAAGTTTTTGTATTGTGAAAATTTACCCGAAGTACACGATAATTTTGAAAGCATATTAGTTGAGAACGACTGGTTCGAAAGCGAAGTAATTTGCCTGGAGCCAAAACTTTTTAGTCTTCTTGACGAAAATAAACTAAGCTATAACAGCCCTAAAAATCCAAAATTTTTATTCGCTACCTGTGAAAGCCTTATCGCCGATGAAGGTTCGATACTTTTTTCATCCAATCAGCTTAGACAAAACAAACCCAACGATTTACCCTCTAATATCATCATACTGGCTACAACCAGTCAGATTATTGCCAATAAAAGCGATGGTTTAAGAGATATTAAAAGAAAATACGACAAAGAATATCCAACGAATATCACCACTTTTAAATATTTCGAAAAAGCGAAAGAGGAAGATTTTTTACAATACGGCAGCTGCCCTAAAAATCTCTATTTACTGCTTTTAGAAGATTTGTAA
- the ftsH gene encoding ATP-dependent zinc metalloprotease FtsH, which translates to MSKDKKPNPSKIRISPWVIYGAVLLILIAIQLVSSGTNFQEVKPTTLSKFYQYLDSGQVDKVVFNKSTAQVFLKKEALSSKTHAKVEKKNLLGKENTGPHYTLDIGTNSELFQKKLEEARLEGKLNDYSSEPESNWGDILINFLPIILIIAFWLFMFRRMSGGGSGGGGGQIFSIGKSKAKLFDEKNDIKVTFKDVAGLEGAKEEIQEIVEFLKQPEKYTSIGGKIPKGALLVGPPGTGKTLLAKAVAGEAKVPFFSLSGSDFVEMFVGVGASRVRDLFKQAKEKSPSIIFIDEIDAVGRARGKNNFSGSNDERENTLNQLLTEMDGFGTNTHVIVLAATNRADVLDKALMRAGRFDRQIYVDLPDVRERKEIFEVHLKPLKKSEELDTDFLAKQTPGFSGADIANVCNESALIAARKGKKAVDKQDFLDAVDRIVGGLEKKNKIVTPEEKRAIAIHEAGHATVSWMLEHAAPLVKVTIVPRGQSLGAAWYLPEERLIVRPEQMLDEMCATMGGRAAEKVIFDKISTGALSDLEKVTKQARAMVTVYGLNDKLGNVTYYDSSGQSEYNFSKPYSEETARIIDKEISDLIESQYNRAIHILNENKEKLNQLADILIEKEVIFKDDLETIFGKRPYEKTENEVVTES; encoded by the coding sequence ATGTCAAAAGATAAAAAACCGAATCCTTCTAAGATCAGAATAAGCCCATGGGTTATTTATGGTGCAGTACTTTTGATTTTAATTGCGATACAGCTTGTTTCCAGCGGAACCAATTTCCAGGAAGTTAAACCGACAACTTTATCCAAATTCTACCAATACCTAGACTCCGGTCAGGTAGACAAAGTAGTTTTTAATAAAAGTACGGCTCAGGTATTCCTGAAAAAAGAAGCGCTTAGTAGCAAAACTCACGCAAAAGTTGAGAAAAAAAACCTATTAGGAAAAGAAAATACCGGTCCGCATTATACGCTGGACATCGGTACGAACAGCGAACTTTTTCAAAAGAAACTGGAAGAAGCCCGTTTGGAAGGAAAACTGAATGATTATTCCTCAGAACCGGAAAGTAACTGGGGTGATATCCTGATTAACTTCCTTCCGATCATTCTGATAATAGCCTTCTGGTTATTTATGTTCCGAAGAATGTCTGGCGGTGGTTCAGGCGGTGGTGGCGGTCAGATTTTCTCTATCGGAAAATCCAAAGCCAAACTATTTGACGAAAAAAACGATATTAAAGTTACGTTTAAAGACGTAGCCGGTCTGGAAGGCGCTAAAGAAGAAATCCAGGAGATCGTGGAATTCCTGAAGCAACCGGAAAAATACACCAGCATTGGTGGTAAAATCCCTAAAGGAGCCTTATTGGTTGGTCCTCCGGGAACCGGAAAAACATTATTGGCAAAAGCTGTAGCCGGAGAGGCAAAAGTACCTTTCTTCTCTTTATCCGGTTCTGATTTTGTTGAAATGTTTGTAGGTGTGGGAGCTTCACGTGTACGTGACCTTTTCAAACAGGCAAAAGAAAAATCACCGTCCATTATCTTTATCGACGAGATTGATGCTGTGGGTAGAGCCCGTGGTAAAAACAATTTCTCCGGTTCTAATGACGAGCGTGAAAATACATTAAACCAATTACTGACCGAAATGGACGGTTTTGGTACCAATACCCACGTAATCGTTCTGGCAGCGACAAACAGAGCCGATGTTTTAGACAAAGCTTTAATGCGTGCCGGACGTTTTGACCGACAAATCTATGTGGATTTACCGGACGTTCGTGAGCGTAAAGAAATATTTGAAGTACACTTAAAACCGCTTAAAAAATCGGAAGAACTCGATACAGACTTCCTGGCAAAACAAACACCGGGATTCTCCGGAGCAGACATTGCCAACGTTTGTAACGAATCGGCACTGATTGCTGCCCGTAAAGGTAAAAAAGCGGTTGACAAACAGGACTTCCTGGATGCTGTTGACAGAATCGTAGGTGGTCTTGAAAAGAAAAATAAAATTGTTACCCCGGAAGAAAAACGTGCCATTGCCATACACGAAGCAGGTCACGCAACAGTTAGCTGGATGCTGGAACATGCAGCACCGCTTGTAAAAGTAACCATCGTTCCGCGTGGTCAGAGTTTGGGAGCTGCCTGGTATTTACCGGAAGAGCGTCTGATCGTAAGACCGGAGCAAATGCTGGATGAAATGTGTGCAACCATGGGTGGCCGTGCGGCTGAGAAAGTTATTTTCGACAAGATTTCAACCGGAGCATTAAGCGACCTTGAAAAAGTAACAAAACAGGCCCGTGCCATGGTAACCGTTTACGGATTAAATGACAAATTAGGGAATGTAACCTATTACGATTCGTCAGGTCAGAGTGAGTACAATTTCTCCAAACCATATTCGGAAGAAACAGCCAGAATCATTGACAAAGAAATCTCGGATTTAATCGAATCGCAGTACAACAGAGCGATTCATATCCTGAATGAAAATAAGGAAAAACTGAATCAGTTAGCCGATATTTTAATTGAGAAAGAAGTTATTTTCAAAGACGACCTGGAAACGATCTTCGGGAAGCGTCCTTATGAAAAAACAGAAAATGAAGTAGTTACCGAATCATAA
- the rsfS gene encoding ribosome silencing factor, with the protein MAKKDINNDDLLANIIKGVEEVKGNDIDILDLRAIENTVCDYFVICNGNSNTQVNAIVNSIQKVVSKELKDKPWHVEGTENGEWVLMDYVSIVVHVFQKHIREYYNIESLWGDAKITSIENKY; encoded by the coding sequence ATGGCGAAAAAGGATATTAATAATGATGATTTATTAGCAAACATCATCAAAGGCGTAGAAGAAGTTAAAGGGAATGATATAGATATTCTGGATTTAAGAGCAATCGAAAACACCGTATGCGATTATTTCGTAATTTGTAACGGTAATTCCAATACACAGGTTAACGCGATCGTTAACTCTATACAAAAAGTAGTTTCCAAGGAATTAAAAGACAAACCTTGGCATGTTGAAGGTACCGAAAACGGAGAATGGGTTTTAATGGACTATGTGAGCATCGTGGTGCATGTATTCCAAAAACACATCCGTGAATACTACAACATCGAAAGTCTGTGGGGTGATGCTAAAATCACTTCAATTGAAAACAAATACTAA
- a CDS encoding biotin--[acetyl-CoA-carboxylase] ligase: MNIIKLGATSSTNDFLKDLLTKQFVENYTVIIAENQTKGKGQMGSEWNVESGKNLTFSVLIKDLLLDINAIFHLNVAVAISIVEALESLNIPGLFIKWPNDILAENKKIGGILIENSIKPNGEIFSIVGIGLNVNQKNFKNLPKASSLLAITGKEFDKETVFVAILENLKRNMALLRNKEYSLLWEVYDKNLFKKGVPMPFETDDHHRFMGIIKGVTSNGKLEVLLEDDSVKTFDIKEVRLLY, from the coding sequence ATGAATATTATCAAACTCGGTGCCACATCTTCGACAAATGATTTTTTAAAAGATTTACTGACAAAACAATTTGTTGAAAACTATACGGTTATCATTGCAGAAAATCAGACAAAAGGCAAAGGCCAGATGGGATCGGAATGGAATGTGGAATCGGGTAAGAATTTGACCTTTAGTGTCTTAATCAAGGATTTGCTGCTGGATATCAATGCGATTTTTCATTTGAATGTTGCAGTAGCCATTAGCATAGTGGAGGCATTGGAAAGTTTAAATATTCCCGGTTTATTTATTAAATGGCCTAACGACATTTTGGCAGAGAACAAAAAGATCGGTGGCATACTGATTGAAAACAGCATCAAACCGAATGGTGAGATTTTTTCTATCGTGGGCATCGGGCTTAATGTGAACCAGAAAAACTTTAAAAATCTGCCTAAAGCGAGCTCACTTTTGGCGATAACAGGTAAAGAATTTGATAAGGAAACCGTTTTTGTTGCCATTCTGGAAAACCTGAAACGGAATATGGCTTTGCTGCGAAATAAAGAGTACAGCCTGCTTTGGGAGGTTTATGATAAAAACCTGTTTAAAAAAGGAGTGCCGATGCCGTTTGAAACGGATGATCACCATCGTTTTATGGGGATTATCAAAGGAGTAACCTCAAACGGTAAGCTTGAGGTGCTCCTTGAAGATGATTCGGTAAAAACGTTTGATATTAAAGAAGTCAGGTTGTTATATTAA